A region of Pristis pectinata isolate sPriPec2 chromosome 24, sPriPec2.1.pri, whole genome shotgun sequence DNA encodes the following proteins:
- the mef2b gene encoding myocyte-specific enhancer factor 2B, producing the protein MGRKKIQISRIVDQRNRQVTFTKRKFGLMKKAYELSVLCDCEIALIIFNSTNRLFQYASTDMDRVLLKYTEYSEPHESRTNSDILETLRKKGLNGCESPDPEIDDSMEPSLDVNDKYRKYEMVNHMTNRQRVCPGALSNHEVSILSAAQSATGLAYSNPAGSILNRGPLPVVSRNIHSSGLTSQVSTISHSGAGYLNAHVSSGMLSSPGDLNRNMTTRSPTPVNLGTDSRRGEIHAVSTGSRNMAASLRTNTSAVHPSSPMVTMANPGLTGHGLGGYSPGVTGYSLPDNASVSVYNPAGTVHQDQTSIWQLRQHPHPHPANLQPSSHPPLGVSSPSHLPHPSFPMVSVKSERASPHSEGGGGGGMFQHLSPCEDPKDYAKGFPCPIVLSRPPSVGEDGLSAKRPRITDRWQR; encoded by the exons GTAACCTTCACCAAGCGGAAGTTCGGCCTGATGAAGAAAGCCTACGAGCTGAgcgtgctgtgtgactgtgagaTCGCGCTCATCATCTTCAACAGCACTAACCGGCTCTTCCAGTACGCCAGCACTGACATGGACCGCGTCCTGCTCAAGTACACAGAGTACAGCGAGCCTCACGAGAGCCGTACTAACTCTGACATCCTGGAG ACACTAAGGAAGAAGGGTTTGAATGGCTGTGAGAGCCCAGACCCGGAGATCGATGACTCGATGGAGCCAAGCTTGGATGTAAACGACAAATATAGAAAGTACGAAATGGTGAATCACATGACCAACAGGCAGAGGGTTTGT cCAGGTGCCCTGTCTAACCACGAAGTGTCCATACTCTCTGCGGCACAGAGCGCCACTGGTTTGGCCTACAGTAACCCAGCTGGGTCCATCCTAAACCGAGGGCCACTGCCAGTCGTATCTCGAAACATTCATTCATCAGGGTTGACGTCACAGGTGTCCACAATCTCCCATTCAG GTGCTGGTTACCTGAATGCCCACGTCTCATCAGGGATGCTGAGCTCCCCTGGTGACCTCAACAGAAACATGACGACAAGGTCCCCGACCCCGGTGAACCTTGGCACTGACAGTCGCAGAGGGGAAATACATGCCGTCTCAACTGGCTCCCGAAACATGGCTGCTTCACTG AGAACAAATACATCAGCTGTGCATCCCAGCTCGCCGATGGTTACCATGGCAAACCCTGGTTTGACAGGCCATGGACTGGGAGGTTACTCCCCTGGTGTCACTG GTTACTCGCTTCCTGACAATGCTTCAGTGTCCGTGTACAACCCGGCGGGGACGGTCCACCAGGACCAAACTTCCATCTGGCAACTGCGGCAACATCCTCACCCACACCCGGCCAACCTTCAGCCCTCCTCGCATCCCCCCCTGGG GGTCAGCAGCCCCTCCCACCTGCCCCACCCATCCTTCCCGATGGTCAGCGTCAAGTCGGAGCGAGCCTCGCCCCACAGCGAGGGGGGCGGGGGCGGCGGAATGTTCCAGCACCTCAGCCCCTGCGAGGACCCCAAGGACTACGCCAAGGGCTTCCCGTGCCCAATCGTGCTGAGTCGGCCACCCTCGGTGGGCGAGGATGGTCTCAGCGCCAAGCGTCCGCGCATCACTGACCGGTGGCAGAGATGA